In Kineococcus rhizosphaerae, the following proteins share a genomic window:
- a CDS encoding diguanylate cyclase domain-containing protein: MAAARVGTSEVLPADRLASAVENAGVALLLIDAQGRTSHATAGLARVLGEPRAALVGLDRLGWWLGLSLDAGDERTVLDPALRPSLSAAAPSGADLLAVVQHLQEAQHSEKHPGTHPGVHLDVDVDLARADGQLLVAQVRLSPDGTGGVVLLVHDVTTDRAAAANLRTLLARQEAVIAASPDTIYRIHLGQSVVEWTNTGAGSLLGLPPVERDAPTAPVHPDDVPVVARAVQALRHAAPGEIVECTYRVLGGHGEESWVHTRSTVSDRTVAGAPLRVVGIAQDLTETITTMDALAGSERRFHEIFARGPVGMLLFGLEGWVHEVNVALCTFLERDPAELVGALAADVVDPVPSEAELAAGQDAQALADAQLSALVEGTEEVVHRERRYELPSGRVVWAQITVSLTSTSTGEPAFLAFVEDITARKREAEQLEHAALHDPLTGLPNRARAEDRLGTALARTQRRGGGCAVLFVDLDHFKEVNDTLGHAAGDTLLRDVADRLRSLLRAGDTAARIGGDEFVLVCEDVPDAQALAAIAARVCERITIPVDLGARTVTVTASVGAARTDGAAAADDLLRAADRAMYRAKAAGRACWRVD, from the coding sequence ATGGCGGCAGCGCGGGTCGGCACGTCGGAGGTCCTGCCCGCGGACCGGTTGGCCTCGGCCGTGGAGAACGCCGGCGTGGCCCTGCTCCTGATCGACGCGCAGGGACGCACGAGCCACGCCACCGCCGGCCTGGCCCGGGTGCTCGGCGAACCCCGCGCCGCCCTGGTCGGCCTGGACCGGCTGGGCTGGTGGCTGGGGCTGAGCCTGGACGCCGGGGACGAGCGGACGGTGCTGGACCCCGCCCTGAGGCCGTCGTTGTCGGCCGCCGCGCCGTCGGGTGCGGACCTGCTGGCCGTCGTGCAGCACCTGCAGGAGGCTCAGCACTCCGAGAAGCACCCCGGGACCCACCCCGGGGTGCACCTGGACGTGGACGTCGACCTCGCCCGCGCCGACGGTCAGCTGCTGGTCGCCCAGGTGCGCCTGAGCCCCGACGGGACGGGGGGAGTGGTCCTGCTGGTCCACGACGTCACCACCGACCGGGCCGCGGCCGCGAACCTGCGCACACTGCTGGCCCGGCAGGAGGCCGTCATCGCGGCCAGTCCCGACACCATCTACCGCATCCACCTCGGGCAGTCGGTGGTGGAGTGGACGAACACCGGCGCCGGGTCGCTGCTCGGGCTGCCGCCCGTCGAGCGCGACGCGCCGACCGCGCCCGTGCACCCCGACGACGTCCCGGTCGTCGCGCGCGCCGTGCAGGCCCTGCGCCACGCCGCACCCGGCGAGATCGTCGAGTGCACCTACCGCGTCCTGGGCGGGCACGGTGAGGAGTCGTGGGTGCACACCCGTTCCACCGTCTCGGACCGGACCGTCGCCGGCGCCCCGCTGCGGGTCGTGGGCATCGCCCAGGACCTCACCGAGACCATCACCACGATGGACGCCCTGGCCGGCTCCGAACGCCGCTTCCACGAGATCTTCGCCCGCGGCCCGGTCGGGATGCTGCTGTTCGGCCTGGAGGGCTGGGTCCACGAGGTCAACGTCGCGTTGTGCACGTTCCTCGAGCGGGACCCGGCCGAGCTCGTCGGGGCCCTGGCGGCCGACGTCGTCGACCCGGTGCCCTCCGAGGCCGAGCTCGCCGCCGGCCAGGACGCCCAGGCCCTGGCGGACGCGCAGCTGTCCGCGCTGGTCGAGGGCACCGAGGAGGTCGTGCACCGCGAACGGCGCTACGAGCTGCCCAGCGGCCGGGTGGTGTGGGCGCAGATCACCGTGTCGCTGACGTCCACCAGCACGGGGGAGCCGGCGTTCCTGGCCTTCGTCGAGGACATCACCGCCCGCAAGCGCGAGGCCGAGCAGTTGGAGCACGCGGCGCTGCACGACCCGCTGACCGGGCTGCCCAACCGCGCCCGGGCCGAGGACCGGCTCGGCACGGCCCTGGCGCGCACCCAGCGCCGCGGCGGCGGGTGCGCGGTGCTGTTCGTCGACCTCGACCACTTCAAGGAGGTCAACGACACCCTCGGGCACGCCGCCGGCGACACCCTGCTGCGCGACGTCGCCGACCGCCTGCGCTCGCTGCTGCGCGCCGGGGACACCGCCGCGCGCATCGGTGGGGACGAGTTCGTGCTGGTCTGCGAGGACGTGCCCGACGCGCAGGCGCTGGCCGCGATCGCGGCCCGGGTGTGCGAGCGGATCACCATCCCCGTCGACCTGGGGGCCCGCACGGTCACCGTCACGGCCAGCGTGGGCGCGGCCCGCACCGACGGCGCGGCGGCCGCCGACGACCTGCTGCGGGCCGCGGACCGCGCGATGTACCGGGCCAAGGCCGCCGGCCGGGCCTGCTGGCGGGTCGACTGA
- the csrA gene encoding carbon storage regulator CsrA — protein MLVLTRKAGESVVIGDEVVVRVLEVRGDVVRVGIDAPRDVQVHRQEVYEAVRESNIAAAAASEEAISALQGIVRRAGAPETTP, from the coding sequence ATGCTGGTCCTGACCCGCAAGGCCGGGGAGTCCGTCGTCATCGGCGACGAGGTCGTGGTGCGCGTCCTCGAGGTGCGGGGGGACGTGGTCCGGGTCGGGATCGACGCCCCGAGGGACGTCCAGGTCCACCGCCAGGAGGTCTACGAGGCCGTGCGCGAGTCCAACATCGCCGCCGCCGCGGCCTCCGAGGAGGCCATCTCCGCCCTGCAGGGGATCGTGCGCCGCGCCGGTGCCCCGGAGACCACCCCGTAA
- a CDS encoding flagellar brake protein, translating into MARRATAGSALTRPAPAHWPGLNDRVWVEVQLPDLLGGDLVRVPTRVEDTSEAGLVVAAPSFRGDLQVVAPGLAVSVCWAGQRGQSRQEFLIAEVVRRRVPAWELAPCSDVVVEQRRRYARVPALGPARIVPVAGDPLAAEPGPDGAEDEPVVLAQLVDLSEGGSALSVPAGSWMRLGRLARVHFDLDGYPVDQPGQIVRSLNALDPGHLEVVVAFSDPVPAADRLRRYVMQTQIRQRRGGDR; encoded by the coding sequence ATGGCCAGACGTGCCACCGCCGGTTCGGCCCTGACCCGTCCCGCCCCGGCGCACTGGCCCGGCCTGAACGACCGGGTGTGGGTGGAGGTGCAGCTGCCCGACCTCCTCGGAGGTGACCTCGTGCGGGTCCCGACCCGCGTGGAGGACACCTCCGAGGCCGGTCTGGTGGTCGCCGCCCCCAGCTTCCGCGGCGACCTGCAGGTCGTGGCGCCCGGACTGGCCGTCTCGGTCTGCTGGGCCGGTCAGCGCGGGCAGAGCCGGCAGGAGTTCCTGATCGCCGAGGTCGTGCGCCGCCGGGTGCCGGCCTGGGAGCTGGCCCCGTGCAGCGACGTCGTCGTCGAACAGCGACGCCGCTACGCCCGTGTCCCGGCCCTGGGGCCGGCGAGGATCGTGCCCGTCGCCGGTGACCCGCTGGCCGCCGAGCCCGGCCCGGACGGCGCCGAGGACGAACCCGTTGTGCTCGCCCAGCTGGTCGACCTGTCCGAAGGCGGCTCGGCCCTGTCGGTGCCGGCCGGCAGCTGGATGCGGCTGGGCCGGCTGGCCCGGGTCCACTTCGACCTGGACGGGTACCCCGTCGACCAGCCGGGGCAGATCGTCCGCTCCCTGAACGCCCTCGACCCCGGCCACCTCGAGGTCGTCGTCGCCTTCAGCGACCCGGTGCCCGCCGCCGACCGGTTGCGCCGCTACGTGATGCAGACCCAGATCCGCCAACGCCGTGGAGGCGACCGATGA
- a CDS encoding App1 family protein, with protein sequence MRGDLAPRPGEHGLHRAARVEDAVKGLAGSRLRRRGYHARALAYPGYGGPGWVRVFGRVLLGREDTREESARDQDRTLRGWRNFLTVPVAGAEVTVRIGGQERLVRTNREGYVDERVDIDLPPGVHEVVLTVGPEAPQGAELPPEVELVEDDTEGGAEIPAANAVRHSGSARIVVVGPDPVTGLLSDIDDTVVVTRLPRPLVAAWNSFVLDERARVPVNGMAELYRQVVAENPGAPVLYLSTGAWNVAPTLSRFLQRSGYPEGPMLLTDWGPTNTGWFRDGAAHKRESLARLARELPQVRWLLVGDDGQHDPRTYAEFLAAAPERVAGVGIRRLTPAEQLLAGGHPLSAPATPEHSPVPWVTGDDGYEILHRWYRAGVLRAP encoded by the coding sequence CTGCGCGGGGACCTCGCACCCCGTCCCGGCGAGCACGGCCTGCACCGGGCCGCGCGCGTGGAGGACGCCGTCAAGGGCCTGGCCGGGTCCCGGTTGCGCCGGCGCGGGTACCACGCCCGGGCCCTGGCCTACCCCGGGTACGGCGGTCCCGGCTGGGTGCGCGTGTTCGGCCGGGTCCTGCTGGGCCGGGAGGACACCCGTGAGGAGAGCGCGCGCGACCAGGACCGCACCCTGCGCGGGTGGCGCAACTTCCTGACCGTCCCCGTCGCCGGGGCCGAGGTCACCGTCCGCATCGGCGGGCAGGAGCGGCTGGTGCGGACCAACCGCGAGGGCTACGTCGACGAACGCGTCGACATCGACCTGCCCCCCGGGGTCCACGAGGTCGTCCTGACCGTCGGGCCCGAGGCGCCGCAGGGGGCCGAGCTGCCGCCCGAGGTCGAGCTCGTGGAGGACGACACCGAGGGCGGGGCGGAGATCCCGGCGGCGAACGCGGTGCGGCACAGCGGGTCCGCGCGCATCGTGGTCGTCGGTCCGGACCCGGTGACCGGGTTGCTGTCCGACATCGACGACACGGTCGTGGTGACCCGCCTGCCGCGGCCGCTGGTGGCGGCGTGGAACTCCTTCGTCCTGGACGAACGGGCCCGGGTGCCGGTGAACGGGATGGCCGAGCTGTACCGGCAGGTGGTGGCCGAGAACCCCGGCGCGCCCGTGCTGTACCTGTCCACCGGGGCGTGGAACGTGGCCCCCACGCTGTCGCGGTTCCTGCAGCGCTCCGGCTACCCCGAGGGCCCGATGCTGCTCACGGACTGGGGCCCGACGAACACGGGCTGGTTCCGCGACGGCGCCGCCCACAAGCGCGAGTCCCTGGCGCGGCTGGCGCGCGAGCTGCCGCAGGTGCGCTGGCTGCTGGTCGGCGACGACGGCCAGCACGACCCCCGCACCTACGCCGAGTTCCTCGCCGCCGCCCCCGAGCGGGTCGCCGGCGTCGGCATCCGGCGCCTGACCCCGGCCGAGCAGCTCCTGGCCGGGGGGCACCCGCTGTCGGCCCCGGCCACGCCGGAGCACTCCCCCGTGCCGTGGGTCACCGGTGACGACGGCTACGAGATCCTGCACCGCTGGTACCGCGCCGGCGTCCTGCGCGCACCCTGA
- a CDS encoding NAD-dependent epimerase/dehydratase family protein, giving the protein MRVLVTGASGMLGRETARAFAARGDRVRLLQRRPAGLAGFEEVLGSVTDPDACARAVAGIDAVVHLAAKVSVTGPHPEYVATNVDGTANLLEAARAAGVQRFVMVSSPSVAHAGSALVGVGTTAADPDAAHGSYAQTKARAELLALGADAPGFAVCAVRPHIVLGPGDTQLVQRIADRARAGRLPLLDDGTALIDTTYVDNAVDALVAALDRCIDEGVHGEAFVVTNGEPRTVAEVFARICAAAGVAAPTRRVPSAAAKVAGGLVERVWTRFALPDEPPMTRFLAEQLSTAHWFDVSRTRQRLGWSPRVPLDEGFSRLAGGFAAR; this is encoded by the coding sequence GTGAGGGTGCTCGTGACCGGGGCCAGCGGGATGCTGGGCCGCGAGACGGCGCGCGCGTTCGCCGCGCGCGGGGACCGGGTGCGCCTGCTGCAGCGCCGGCCCGCGGGGCTGGCGGGGTTCGAGGAGGTCCTGGGCTCGGTCACCGACCCCGACGCGTGCGCGCGGGCCGTGGCGGGGATCGACGCCGTCGTGCACCTGGCCGCGAAGGTGTCGGTCACCGGTCCGCACCCGGAGTACGTCGCCACGAACGTCGACGGCACCGCGAACCTGCTCGAGGCCGCCCGGGCCGCGGGCGTGCAGCGGTTCGTCATGGTGTCCTCCCCCTCGGTCGCGCACGCCGGGTCGGCGCTGGTGGGGGTGGGCACCACCGCGGCCGACCCCGACGCCGCGCACGGGTCGTACGCGCAGACCAAGGCGCGGGCCGAGCTGCTGGCCCTGGGCGCCGACGCGCCCGGGTTCGCGGTGTGCGCGGTCCGCCCGCACATCGTCCTGGGTCCCGGTGACACGCAGCTGGTCCAGCGGATCGCCGACCGGGCCCGGGCGGGCCGGTTGCCGCTGCTGGACGACGGCACGGCCCTGATCGACACCACGTACGTCGACAACGCCGTGGACGCCCTGGTGGCGGCCCTGGACCGGTGCATCGACGAGGGGGTGCACGGGGAGGCGTTCGTGGTGACCAACGGCGAGCCGCGCACCGTGGCGGAGGTCTTCGCGCGCATCTGCGCCGCGGCGGGTGTCGCGGCACCGACGCGGCGGGTCCCGTCGGCGGCCGCCAAGGTCGCCGGCGGTCTCGTCGAACGCGTCTGGACCCGTTTCGCGCTGCCCGACGAGCCGCCGATGACGCGGTTCCTGGCCGAGCAGCTGTCCACGGCGCACTGGTTCGACGTCTCCCGCACGCGGCAGCGGCTGGGCTGGTCCCCGCGGGTGCCGCTGGACGAGGGCTTCAGCCGCCTCGCCGGAGGGTTCGCCGCCCGTTAG